In one window of Macrobrachium nipponense isolate FS-2020 chromosome 2, ASM1510439v2, whole genome shotgun sequence DNA:
- the LOC135221368 gene encoding uncharacterized protein LOC135221368, with protein MHPISATESQEAGPKNSNKRDEGSTDDAVGPAGNVDDSNVKWTVLQRGQCRNLCLAMVQCLAASWIRMASGMTSSCLISETYFSHLELIEVDPGVFSALTFHWFKSDYKKGQYQYYKVHEVLYNFYQSQNACRSEGAQLATSVNDLKKADMTVRLYQGGGAQYWIGLYQEGFATPAMWLSPSGR; from the exons ATGCACCCTATAAGTGCGACTGag TCTCAAGAAGCAGGTCCCAAAAACTCCAACAAGCGAGATGAGGGGAGCACCGACGATGCTGTTGGCCCTGCTGGCAATGTTGACGATTCTAATGTCAAATGGACTGTATTACAAAGGG GTCAGTGTCGCAACCTCTGCCTGGCAATGGTTCAGTGCTTAGCCGCCTCATGGATTAGAATGGCCAGTGGCATGACCTCGAGTTGTCTCATTTCTGAAACCTACTTTAGCCATCTGGAACTGATAGAAGTAGACCCTGGCGTCTTTTCTGCCTTGACCTTCCACTGGTTCA AATCTGATTACAAAAAGGGGCAGTACCAATACTACAAGGTTCATGAAGTACTCTACAACTTCTATCAGTCCCAGAATGCCTGCAGATCTGAAGGAGCACAGCTGGCTACTTCCGTCAACGACCTGAAGAAGGCGGACATGACAGTCCGCCTCTACCAGGGAG GTGGAGCACAATATTGGATTGGGCTTTATCAGGAGGGATTTGCAACACCGGCAATGTGGCTCAGCCCCAGTGGTaggtaa
- the LOC135221369 gene encoding uncharacterized protein LOC135221369: MVNYLSKFLPRLSEVTQPLRNLEKKNVEWQWNSSHDEAFSKIKKLIVEAPCLKYFHSADKSDVIALFEEVSKVNMTEHVAVTHERLEDIRQKTISDVALQTLKETILKDYYSSYFEINSLENMLASNVVSKVRSHFSRYGIPDIDCGSQFTSSKFQTFVKKWSFKHVKSSPYQFTKSKEVGHDPLLALLEWGNTPTEGFNSSPAQRFFGRGTKSQLPTTENLLKPKIVDGVPEVQTKKLIRQAKYYNRSCKNLVLLKPGDVIRVQPVPGKREWKKGKVIKEVSNRIYRIEVEGKVYLEIANFLERHQRQ, translated from the exons ATGGTTAATTATCTTTCAAAGTTTTTACCAAGGTTGTCAGAAGTAACTCAGCCATtaagaaatctggaaaagaaaaatgttgaatgGCAGTGGAACTCTTCTCATGATGAAGCATTCTCCAAGATTAAGAAACTAATTGTTGAAGCTCCTtgcttgaaatattttcaca GTGCTGATAAATCTGATGTAATTGCATTATTTGAAGAGGTTAGTAAAGTAAATATGACAGAACATGTTGCTGTGACACATGAAAGACTTGAGGATATTAGACAAAAGACCATAAGTGATGTTGCATTGcaaacattaaaagaaacaatTCTAAAAG attattattcatcatattttGAGATAAATTCATTGGAAAATATGTTAGCGTCAAATGTTGTAAGCAAGGTAAGGAGTCATTTTTCACGCTATGGTATACCAGACATTGACTGTGGCTCACAATTTACATCAAGTAAATTTCAAACTTTTGTAAAGAAATGGTCATTTAAACATGTAAAATCATCCCCTTACCAGTTCACAAAATCAAAGGAGGTTGGCCATGATCCTTTATTAGCACTTCTTGAATGGGGAAATACTCCAACTGAGGGATTTAACTCTTCACCTGCTCAAAGATTTTTTGGTAGAGGAACTAAAAGTCAATTGCCTACAACAGAAAATTTACTTAAACCCAAGATTGTTGATGGGGTACCAGAAGTTCAAACTAAGAAATTGATTAGGCAAGCTAAATATTATAACAGATCATGTAAGAATTTAGTCTTATTAAAACCAGGTGATGTCATCCGTGTACAACCAGTTCCAGGAAAAAGGGAATGGAAGAAAGGTAAGGTAATAAAAGAGGTTTCAAACAGGATATACAGAATAGAAGTAGAAGGCAAAGTATATTTAGAAATAGCAAATTTCTTAGAAAGACATCAGAGACAGTAA